Proteins encoded together in one Mycobacterium simiae window:
- a CDS encoding acyl-ACP desaturase, translating to MSKDLTNVQLLTELEPEVERLLNRHLAMFKEWNPHDYVPWSDGRNFFALDGQDWEPGQTQLPDVAQVAMVQNLLTEDNLPSYHREIAMNFGMDGPWGQWVNRWTAEETRHSIALRDYLVVTRSVDPVQLEKLRLEQMTRGFSPGQNRQGDMFAESLFDSVMYVSFQELATRVSHRNTGKASNDTIAEQLMARVSHDENLHMIFYRDISAAGLDIAPNQAMKSVHRILRNFKMPGFTVPEFRRKAVIIAVGGIYDPRIHLDEVVMPVLKRWRIFEREDFTGEAARMRDDLALLVKELEEASDKFDESKQRYLEREARRTEKITASRVLETKGTLTLSGH from the coding sequence GTGTCCAAGGATCTGACTAACGTTCAGCTACTCACCGAACTGGAACCGGAAGTCGAACGCCTACTCAACCGACACCTCGCGATGTTCAAGGAATGGAACCCCCACGACTACGTGCCATGGTCGGACGGTAGGAACTTTTTTGCGCTGGACGGCCAAGATTGGGAGCCCGGGCAGACCCAGCTTCCGGATGTCGCCCAGGTGGCGATGGTCCAAAATCTCCTGACTGAGGACAACTTACCGTCCTATCACCGCGAGATTGCAATGAACTTCGGCATGGACGGACCGTGGGGCCAATGGGTGAATCGGTGGACCGCGGAAGAGACCCGGCACAGCATCGCGCTGCGCGACTATCTGGTGGTCACCCGCTCTGTCGATCCGGTACAGCTGGAAAAGCTCCGCCTCGAGCAAATGACACGCGGCTTCAGCCCCGGCCAGAACCGCCAAGGCGACATGTTTGCTGAAAGTCTGTTCGACTCGGTCATGTATGTGTCGTTTCAAGAACTGGCTACCCGCGTTTCGCACCGCAACACCGGCAAAGCCAGCAACGACACGATCGCGGAGCAGTTGATGGCGCGGGTGTCGCACGACGAGAACCTGCACATGATCTTTTATCGCGACATCAGCGCCGCAGGCCTGGACATCGCGCCCAATCAAGCGATGAAGTCGGTGCATCGGATCCTGCGCAACTTCAAGATGCCCGGGTTCACGGTGCCGGAGTTTCGCCGCAAGGCGGTAATCATCGCCGTCGGCGGCATCTACGACCCGCGAATCCATCTCGACGAGGTGGTCATGCCGGTGCTCAAGAGGTGGCGCATCTTCGAACGCGAAGACTTCACCGGCGAGGCGGCAAGAATGCGCGACGACCTCGCTCTGCTGGTCAAGGAACTCGAGGAAGCCTCCGACAAATTCGACGAATCCAAGCAGCGCTACCTGGAGCGCGAGGCTCGTCGGACGGAGAAGATCACCGCCAGTAGGGTCCTTGAAACGAAGGGCACGCTGACGCTGAGCGGGCACTGA
- a CDS encoding cold-shock protein: MPEGTVKWFNASKGFGFITPDGGAKDVFVHHSEIKGDGFRSLEENQRVQFEITQGTKGPQAVGVTAV; this comes from the coding sequence ATGCCAGAGGGAACTGTGAAATGGTTCAACGCGTCGAAGGGTTTCGGGTTTATCACGCCCGATGGCGGCGCAAAGGACGTCTTTGTCCACCATTCTGAAATTAAAGGCGACGGGTTTCGCTCCCTTGAGGAGAATCAACGAGTCCAGTTCGAGATCACCCAGGGTACTAAAGGTCCTCAGGCGGTGGGAGTAACCGCCGTCTAG
- a CDS encoding fatty acyl-AMP ligase, which yields MSKFTDTMYRNAESSSKGLVTGEPNCPVRHTWREVHERARRIAGGFATAGVGPGDAVPVLAGAPAEIAPTAQGIWMRGGTLTMLHQPTPRTDLQRWAKETTAVIEMIGANALVISDPFMAAAPLLSQLGIHVLTIDQLAGGHPIDPVSTDDDDVALLQLTSGSTGSPKAVRITHRNVVSNAEAMFVGAKVDVNTDVIVSWLPLFHDMGMTGFLTVPMYFGAELVKITPMDFLRDVLLWARLIDKYKGTMTAAPNFAYTLLARRLRRLAQPGQFDLSSLRWALSGAEQVEPADVEDLCEAGRPFGLRAEAILPAYGMAETTVAVSFSECGAGLVVDEVDANLLAALHRAVPATKGKTRRLATLGRLLAGLEARVVDEDGNILAARGVGVLQLRGEPVTLGYETKAGFVSAQDDQGWYDTGDLGYLTEAGRVVVCGRVKDVIIMGGRNIYPTDIERAAARVSGVRPGCAVAVRMDAGHARETFAVAVESNNWQNSAEVRRIEHQVAHEVVAEVDVRPRNVVVLEPGIIPKTPSGKLRRTHALALVV from the coding sequence ATGAGTAAATTCACCGACACGATGTATCGCAACGCTGAGTCCAGCTCGAAGGGTTTGGTCACGGGGGAACCCAACTGCCCGGTCCGGCATACCTGGCGCGAGGTGCATGAGCGGGCCCGTCGCATCGCTGGTGGCTTCGCCACGGCGGGTGTCGGGCCTGGTGATGCCGTTCCCGTGCTGGCCGGCGCCCCAGCCGAGATCGCACCGACGGCGCAAGGCATCTGGATGCGCGGCGGTACCCTGACCATGCTCCACCAGCCCACTCCCCGCACCGACCTTCAGCGCTGGGCGAAGGAAACCACCGCGGTCATCGAGATGATCGGTGCCAATGCGCTTGTCATCTCGGACCCGTTCATGGCCGCGGCCCCATTGCTGTCACAGCTTGGTATACACGTGCTGACAATCGATCAGCTAGCCGGCGGCCACCCAATCGATCCCGTCAGTACCGATGACGACGACGTCGCATTGTTGCAGTTGACATCGGGATCCACTGGGTCGCCCAAGGCCGTACGGATCACCCACCGCAACGTCGTTTCAAACGCCGAGGCGATGTTCGTCGGCGCAAAGGTCGATGTCAATACCGACGTGATCGTGAGCTGGTTACCCCTGTTCCATGACATGGGTATGACTGGATTCTTAACCGTGCCAATGTATTTCGGCGCCGAGCTGGTCAAGATCACTCCCATGGATTTCCTGCGCGACGTCCTGCTGTGGGCCAGGCTGATCGACAAGTACAAGGGCACGATGACCGCGGCACCAAACTTCGCCTACACGTTGTTGGCACGGCGCCTACGCCGGCTGGCGCAGCCCGGCCAGTTCGACCTGTCCAGCCTGCGATGGGCACTGTCGGGAGCAGAACAGGTCGAACCCGCCGATGTCGAAGACCTCTGCGAAGCAGGTAGGCCGTTCGGGTTACGTGCGGAGGCGATCCTGCCGGCTTACGGCATGGCGGAGACAACCGTGGCGGTGTCGTTCTCCGAGTGCGGCGCAGGATTGGTGGTCGACGAGGTAGACGCCAACCTGCTCGCCGCACTGCATCGCGCTGTCCCGGCGACCAAGGGCAAGACCCGCAGACTTGCCACGCTTGGCCGTCTGCTGGCCGGGCTGGAGGCGCGTGTGGTCGACGAGGATGGAAACATCTTGGCGGCCCGCGGTGTCGGCGTTCTGCAGCTGCGTGGGGAACCGGTGACGCTGGGCTACGAAACGAAAGCGGGTTTCGTCTCTGCGCAAGACGATCAAGGTTGGTATGACACGGGCGACCTGGGCTACCTCACCGAGGCTGGACGCGTGGTGGTCTGTGGCCGGGTCAAGGACGTGATCATCATGGGCGGCCGCAATATTTATCCGACCGACATCGAACGTGCTGCCGCGCGCGTGTCCGGGGTGCGGCCAGGCTGCGCCGTGGCGGTGCGCATGGACGCGGGGCATGCGCGCGAAACGTTCGCTGTCGCTGTGGAGTCCAACAACTGGCAGAACTCCGCCGAGGTCCGCCGCATCGAGCATCAGGTGGCCCACGAGGTTGTTGCCGAGGTTGATGTCCGGCCCCGCAATGTGGTTGTGCTCGAGCCCGGAATCATCCCCAAGACGCCGTCCGGCAAGCTGCGGCGCACTCATGCGTTGGCGCTAGTGGTCTGA
- a CDS encoding GAF and ANTAR domain-containing protein, whose translation MADFDAQPGRKVPPSPDLSPTQREADEAELHAGLRGVAGIVAGARAVIDLLRDVAEFAAQAIPGADGASIALIDPQNDMSSIQTWAATAVLVQEIDAVQYRELNEGPCITCMQTRRPTVSGSLGSDSRWPHFGGRVARMRMHSALALPLIVGDQVIGSINAYAKNRDAFAEHAVQLGSQFARPAAISVYNAQLLATAHERTVRLQRALDSRAVIDQAIGIVRSRSGGTAEEAFQRLTQISQTENIKLHAVAERLVEEAVRRACARRG comes from the coding sequence TTGGCCGACTTCGACGCCCAGCCTGGCCGCAAAGTGCCGCCATCACCCGACCTCTCCCCTACCCAACGGGAAGCGGACGAGGCGGAACTGCATGCGGGGCTGCGCGGAGTCGCAGGAATTGTGGCCGGCGCCCGAGCGGTGATCGATCTCCTTCGGGACGTTGCGGAATTCGCCGCCCAGGCCATTCCCGGGGCCGATGGCGCGAGCATCGCACTGATCGATCCGCAGAACGACATGTCCAGCATCCAAACCTGGGCGGCCACAGCGGTACTTGTCCAGGAGATCGACGCGGTTCAGTACCGCGAACTGAACGAGGGCCCGTGCATTACCTGTATGCAGACGCGACGACCCACGGTGAGCGGATCGCTGGGGAGCGACAGTCGTTGGCCGCACTTCGGTGGCCGGGTAGCGCGGATGCGCATGCACTCCGCGCTGGCGCTGCCGCTGATTGTTGGTGACCAGGTGATCGGCTCAATCAATGCTTATGCCAAAAACCGCGACGCGTTCGCCGAGCATGCCGTGCAGCTAGGGTCCCAATTCGCTAGGCCCGCCGCGATTTCCGTGTACAACGCGCAGTTGCTGGCCACCGCGCATGAACGGACAGTGCGATTGCAGCGTGCGTTGGACAGCCGTGCAGTGATCGATCAGGCGATCGGCATCGTCCGCAGCAGGTCAGGCGGCACCGCCGAGGAGGCCTTCCAACGACTCACCCAGATCAGCCAAACCGAGAACATCAAGCTGCACGCCGTCGCCGAGCGGCTCGTCGAGGAGGCCGTGCGGCGCGCCTGCGCTCGGCGCGGCTGA
- a CDS encoding GAF and ANTAR domain-containing protein yields MTDTPRETGVLGAVVSLVDSLLDDFDVVDLLTGLTERCADLLDVAAAGFLLADPLRQLRLLAATSEQARELELFQLQADEGPCVDCYVSGQPVSVADIQGAIERWPRFVPAAVEAGFASVHAIPMRGAGIVLGALGLFGARPGQLSEPDLLVGQTLTHIACVAILQEHPPTPTTVVPQLRSALTNRVIVEQAKGLLRQMLDVSLEEAFHLLRTYARDSGEHLSDVARNLMTDRYTRLLIVAELAELLAGPPE; encoded by the coding sequence GTGACTGATACCCCTCGAGAAACCGGCGTCTTGGGTGCCGTCGTCTCGCTTGTCGATAGCCTGCTCGATGACTTCGACGTGGTCGACCTGCTGACGGGGCTCACGGAGCGGTGTGCTGATCTGCTCGACGTCGCAGCCGCGGGATTTCTGCTCGCCGATCCGCTGCGGCAGCTCCGCCTGCTGGCCGCGACCTCGGAGCAGGCCCGCGAACTTGAACTTTTCCAGCTACAAGCCGACGAAGGCCCCTGCGTGGACTGCTACGTCAGCGGCCAACCCGTCTCGGTCGCCGACATCCAAGGGGCAATCGAGCGGTGGCCGAGGTTCGTTCCCGCCGCGGTCGAGGCCGGGTTCGCCTCCGTGCACGCCATCCCGATGCGCGGTGCCGGCATTGTGTTGGGCGCGCTCGGCTTGTTCGGCGCCCGCCCCGGCCAACTCAGCGAACCCGATCTGCTCGTCGGCCAGACCCTGACACACATCGCATGCGTCGCGATCCTGCAGGAACACCCACCCACTCCCACCACCGTCGTGCCCCAGCTGCGCTCCGCGCTGACTAATCGCGTCATTGTGGAGCAGGCAAAAGGACTACTCCGCCAAATGCTGGATGTCTCCCTGGAGGAGGCATTCCACCTGCTGCGGACGTACGCGCGGGACAGCGGCGAACACCTGAGTGACGTCGCTCGCAACTTGATGACCGATCGGTATACGCGGCTGCTAATCGTGGCGGAATTGGCCGAACTGCTGGCCGGGCCACCGGAGTAA
- a CDS encoding GAF and ANTAR domain-containing protein, translating to MAILEQLLAAVHGRRGVEAADQLCEACVVLLDVDAAAISLVFDGASSATLGSSGASARMYDELQFTLGEGPCLDSVTGRIPVLVVDLADPEEMRWPAYGPAMLSHRIRGVTAIPIVVAGEFVGAFDLFRARPGPLLDDDLAAAAAAAEIAGVPVLDLMEGDLQAAVADPSSNAWAELNTLSRAEVSQATGMLVAQLEVEPAEALVRLRAHAYATGRSASDVARDILDRRLKLEGN from the coding sequence GTGGCGATCCTCGAGCAACTCCTCGCCGCCGTCCACGGTCGGCGCGGGGTAGAGGCCGCCGACCAGTTGTGCGAAGCCTGCGTGGTCCTGCTCGACGTTGACGCAGCGGCTATCTCGCTCGTGTTCGACGGGGCGAGCAGCGCAACGCTGGGATCCAGTGGCGCGTCGGCCCGTATGTACGACGAACTGCAGTTCACCCTTGGTGAGGGACCGTGCCTGGACTCTGTCACGGGGCGGATCCCGGTTCTGGTCGTAGACCTCGCCGATCCCGAGGAGATGCGCTGGCCGGCATACGGGCCCGCCATGCTGAGCCACCGGATCAGGGGCGTTACCGCGATACCCATCGTCGTGGCCGGCGAATTCGTCGGCGCCTTCGATCTTTTCCGCGCCCGGCCCGGCCCGCTGTTGGACGACGACTTGGCCGCCGCGGCCGCGGCAGCGGAGATTGCCGGCGTCCCGGTTCTAGACCTAATGGAGGGTGACCTGCAGGCCGCCGTCGCCGACCCCAGCAGCAATGCCTGGGCCGAACTCAACACGCTGAGTCGCGCGGAGGTCAGTCAGGCCACTGGCATGCTCGTCGCCCAGCTCGAGGTCGAGCCGGCCGAGGCCCTGGTCCGGCTGCGCGCGCACGCATACGCCACCGGCCGTAGCGCCAGCGATGTCGCCCGCGACATCCTCGACCGCCGACTGAAGCTTGAGGGCAACTGA
- a CDS encoding RNA polymerase-binding protein RbpA → MHNRAMRGTRLGSVSYENDRDSNLAPRQIALYRTENGAEFEIPFAHDAETPGTWLCRNGLEGTLISGGGPAAPKKVKVPRTPWEMLRERRSIEDLEELLMERLAIIRSGRRGS, encoded by the coding sequence ATGCATAATCGCGCCATGAGAGGCACTCGCCTCGGATCCGTGAGCTACGAGAATGATCGCGACAGCAACCTAGCGCCACGTCAGATCGCGCTGTATCGGACCGAGAACGGCGCCGAGTTCGAGATCCCATTCGCCCACGACGCCGAGACGCCCGGCACGTGGCTGTGCCGCAACGGCTTGGAGGGCACCCTGATCAGTGGCGGCGGCCCGGCCGCACCCAAAAAGGTCAAGGTGCCGCGCACACCCTGGGAGATGCTGCGAGAGCGCCGCTCGATCGAGGACCTTGAGGAATTGCTCATGGAGCGCCTCGCGATCATCAGGTCTGGGCGCCGCGGTAGCTAG
- a CDS encoding cytochrome P450 family protein, producing MSKNRHDQFDVDREGRLKLNQLLEQNRRRRDLYELKEMRAENRRRELVGAAETRSLRRARVAHRGRDFPYLVSVQVCLSSKLAERGGVVVRYLADHSTVLAALRDHQTFAGFLRNGRVDEGDESENIGSAESLQSYFNPRAVARFEPGLRTQAATLINSVVAQGESEAMCYACGGLLLVLGLPLADQLIYSDESESFFSYLREAVKLNRAARQGMTAELLAGDAPLTEAEVVGLSGMLLVGVKPTARSIRYVLHALAHSPQTCRSSARNTEPHPAVC from the coding sequence ATGAGTAAGAACCGTCACGACCAGTTTGATGTCGATCGTGAGGGTCGATTGAAACTTAACCAGTTACTTGAGCAGAACCGCAGGCGACGTGACTTATACGAACTAAAAGAGATGCGCGCCGAGAACCGCCGTAGAGAGTTGGTTGGCGCTGCCGAGACACGTAGTTTGCGACGCGCGAGGGTCGCACACCGGGGCCGGGACTTCCCTTACTTGGTATCGGTCCAGGTGTGTCTCAGTTCCAAGCTTGCCGAGAGGGGTGGGGTCGTAGTGCGTTACCTCGCCGATCACAGCACGGTTCTCGCCGCTCTGCGGGACCATCAAACCTTCGCGGGCTTCCTGCGGAATGGGCGGGTTGACGAAGGGGACGAAAGTGAAAATATCGGGTCCGCCGAAAGTTTGCAGTCGTACTTCAACCCCCGAGCGGTGGCCCGATTCGAACCGGGGCTTCGGACGCAGGCAGCGACACTTATCAATTCCGTTGTCGCGCAAGGTGAATCCGAGGCTATGTGTTACGCGTGCGGCGGGTTGCTGCTTGTGCTCGGATTGCCGCTGGCCGACCAGCTCATCTATTCAGACGAGTCGGAGTCGTTTTTCTCGTACCTGCGCGAGGCGGTCAAACTCAATCGCGCTGCACGGCAAGGGATGACGGCCGAGTTGCTGGCAGGCGACGCCCCGCTCACCGAAGCGGAAGTGGTCGGCCTGTCCGGAATGTTGCTAGTGGGTGTCAAACCAACAGCCCGCTCAATCCGCTATGTACTGCACGCGCTCGCTCACAGCCCACAGACATGCCGCAGTTCTGCGCGAAACACCGAGCCGCATCCAGCCGTTTGTTGA
- a CDS encoding DUF732 domain-containing protein codes for MKHLVVIIIAVVGLGLLNPPAVASADSASFIDYLNRKGMDVSTPDIRYASIDLGNAICGMYNAGATHTQVSQTLLQKHSVQEAAVWDFGSVHFLCPQWEYLLP; via the coding sequence ATGAAGCATCTAGTGGTGATCATCATCGCCGTCGTCGGCCTTGGGCTGCTTAATCCGCCTGCAGTGGCGTCCGCCGACAGCGCATCGTTTATCGACTACCTAAATCGGAAGGGAATGGATGTGAGCACCCCTGATATCCGATACGCCTCAATCGACCTCGGTAATGCCATCTGCGGGATGTACAACGCCGGTGCAACCCATACTCAGGTAAGCCAGACGTTGCTTCAAAAGCACAGCGTCCAAGAGGCTGCGGTCTGGGACTTCGGCTCGGTCCATTTCCTCTGCCCCCAGTGGGAGTATCTGTTGCCATAA
- a CDS encoding TetR/AcrR family transcriptional regulator yields the protein MTAHPARTRTPSVKVEKVLLDAAEEVLRRDGPKAVTIRAVAAEAKVAPMGVYSRFGGKEGLAQALRTRGFERLRQAVADVDGNDAVARLGAAGIGYREFTLTNPHLYLAMFEDSMGIGPNALRSNESGDAAFGELVGHVRNVLLQSSGPAKDPVEIAQQIWAAVHGAVLLEIKGLVVTPDPNATYLSLLQLLIGGLITPTP from the coding sequence GTGACCGCTCACCCAGCACGCACCCGCACACCGAGCGTGAAGGTGGAAAAAGTGCTGCTCGACGCCGCCGAGGAAGTCTTGAGACGAGACGGTCCAAAGGCCGTGACCATCCGGGCCGTGGCTGCCGAGGCCAAGGTGGCGCCAATGGGCGTCTACAGCAGGTTCGGCGGCAAAGAAGGACTGGCCCAAGCGCTGCGGACCCGGGGGTTTGAGCGGCTCAGGCAGGCAGTTGCCGATGTGGACGGAAATGATGCAGTTGCACGATTGGGCGCGGCGGGTATCGGCTATCGGGAGTTCACGCTTACCAACCCCCACCTCTATCTAGCGATGTTTGAAGACTCGATGGGGATCGGACCGAATGCTTTGCGGTCCAACGAATCCGGTGACGCGGCATTTGGTGAGCTGGTTGGGCACGTACGTAATGTATTGCTGCAGAGCTCGGGGCCAGCGAAGGATCCCGTAGAGATTGCACAGCAAATCTGGGCAGCAGTACATGGCGCGGTCCTGTTGGAGATTAAAGGCTTGGTCGTCACGCCCGACCCCAACGCCACCTACCTCAGCCTGCTCCAACTGCTCATCGGAGGGCTCATCACGCCTACGCCCTAG
- a CDS encoding MFS transporter: MAADLQIRHGPQRWWILAVLCLSALLVTIDNTIVNVALPTLSRALGTSTTGLQWVVDAYTLLFSGLLLAGGGLGDRLGRKKVLQWGLVLFILACLGAAASATTDQLIATRAAMGLAAALIYPATLALLTAVFTDRHEKATAVGIWSGVSGLAVALGPVAGGVLLRHYSWSSIFLVNIPVAALALIAGLRLVPETRDPSPGRFDASGAVMSVAAIGLLVWTIIEAPTRGWGTAVTVLGFLGTTVLLGAFIWWEAQQPNPLLDIALFGNRRFSAASAAIAMAFFGLFGFIFLITQFFQTVRGYDTLRAGIATLPFALVVASMSPVAIGLMKSLGTKIVVVVGLLLMGVGFIVAALTTAAAAYWGPIVGSMVAIAAGLALTTSPATDAIMGALSTDKAGAGSAVNDTTREVGGALGVAVIGSIMNSVYRAHLGSDWSHLGLPAPVITEAKQSVMAGLSIATTLPNASAAQHIASDAFMGGMHAGSFAAAAVTAVTAVGALAFLPGREHAQAFEAVQKL, encoded by the coding sequence ATGGCCGCAGATCTTCAGATTCGGCACGGACCGCAACGGTGGTGGATCCTGGCCGTACTGTGCCTGAGCGCGTTATTGGTCACGATCGATAACACGATCGTCAATGTCGCCCTGCCGACGTTGAGTCGTGCCCTAGGAACGTCGACAACCGGGCTGCAATGGGTGGTCGACGCTTACACCTTGTTGTTTTCCGGTTTGCTGCTGGCGGGCGGGGGGCTCGGCGACCGCCTGGGGCGCAAGAAGGTGTTGCAGTGGGGACTGGTGCTATTCATCTTGGCGTGTCTTGGTGCTGCAGCCTCAGCCACGACCGACCAGTTGATTGCGACGCGGGCTGCAATGGGGCTCGCTGCGGCGCTGATCTATCCGGCGACGCTCGCGCTCTTGACGGCTGTGTTTACCGATCGTCACGAAAAAGCCACCGCCGTCGGAATCTGGTCGGGCGTCTCCGGGCTCGCTGTCGCGTTAGGGCCGGTCGCCGGCGGCGTCTTGCTGCGGCACTATTCGTGGAGTTCCATCTTTTTGGTCAACATTCCTGTCGCCGCTCTAGCGCTTATTGCCGGCCTACGCCTGGTGCCCGAGACTCGGGATCCCTCTCCCGGTCGTTTCGACGCTAGCGGGGCGGTCATGTCAGTAGCGGCAATAGGGCTACTCGTCTGGACGATTATCGAAGCACCAACTCGCGGCTGGGGTACGGCGGTGACGGTGCTCGGCTTCCTTGGAACCACCGTGTTGCTGGGCGCATTCATCTGGTGGGAAGCGCAGCAACCCAACCCGCTGCTGGACATCGCCTTGTTCGGCAACCGGCGGTTCTCGGCAGCAAGTGCTGCCATCGCCATGGCATTCTTTGGTCTGTTTGGTTTCATTTTCCTTATCACTCAGTTCTTCCAAACGGTCCGCGGCTACGACACCCTCCGCGCCGGTATCGCTACCTTGCCGTTTGCCCTCGTCGTCGCGTCGATGTCGCCGGTTGCGATCGGCCTCATGAAATCGTTGGGCACCAAAATCGTTGTGGTGGTGGGCTTGCTGCTGATGGGCGTCGGGTTTATCGTGGCCGCGCTGACGACCGCGGCTGCCGCATATTGGGGACCGATCGTCGGTTCGATGGTCGCGATCGCAGCCGGTTTGGCCCTCACTACCAGTCCTGCCACCGATGCCATCATGGGTGCATTGTCAACCGACAAAGCGGGCGCCGGCTCGGCAGTCAACGACACCACCCGCGAAGTCGGCGGCGCCTTGGGCGTCGCGGTGATCGGCTCGATCATGAACTCGGTCTATCGCGCTCACCTCGGCAGCGACTGGTCGCATCTCGGCCTTCCAGCGCCAGTCATCACCGAGGCCAAGCAGTCTGTCATGGCAGGCCTTTCGATCGCGACGACACTTCCGAACGCCTCCGCCGCCCAGCACATCGCCAGTGACGCTTTCATGGGAGGCATGCACGCTGGATCCTTCGCTGCCGCCGCCGTCACCGCCGTGACCGCGGTCGGCGCCCTCGCCTTCTTGCCAGGGAGAGAACATGCCCAAGCCTTTGAGGCTGTCCAAAAGCTCTGA
- a CDS encoding DUF3291 domain-containing protein, protein MPTIPWTTPKLAANRRATSDVVVMASRFELRSLRDVPRFLLAAMRIRRQMLKSPGVLGLSLIAKPLNKSFFTLSAWQDREALDAAVPRQPHARTMEHFHSGMAGSRFVFWTVPRSELPIKWRDALRRLDSTE, encoded by the coding sequence ATGCCTACCATTCCCTGGACCACACCCAAGCTGGCGGCGAATCGACGCGCCACCAGCGATGTAGTCGTTATGGCCTCCCGGTTCGAGCTGCGCTCGCTCCGCGACGTCCCACGATTTTTACTGGCCGCCATGCGAATTCGCCGCCAGATGCTCAAGTCACCTGGCGTGCTGGGTCTTTCGCTGATCGCCAAGCCCCTAAACAAGTCATTTTTCACACTCTCGGCGTGGCAAGACCGGGAAGCACTCGATGCCGCGGTACCACGGCAGCCACATGCCCGCACGATGGAGCACTTCCACAGCGGAATGGCCGGATCCCGGTTCGTGTTTTGGACGGTACCCCGCTCCGAACTGCCGATTAAATGGCGGGATGCTCTCAGGCGGCTGGACTCCACAGAATGA
- a CDS encoding DUF2971 domain-containing protein — MEELPRGLCHYTSGKGFLGIVDSKALWATHVLYLNDHSEYQLAFRSARSLLDQMSILRELSAQAPRLRKAFLDVKPIIRGRAPAIFVTSFSEEWDDLSQWRGYTPPGDGYALVFDPEPLKIRALREGWRLEKCLYGRDGQRALIKILQTFFEYYLSTGHDSEERAQREIDDLARDLFAIAPVVKDESFRSEAEWRLISPPINDMAEDTIKFRGGSSFLVPYVDFAYQIPDHRSIMHVNVGPGPNADLALQAVSTLIVQKGLRCGCGPARSPYRPW; from the coding sequence ATGGAAGAACTGCCAAGAGGACTGTGCCACTACACGAGCGGAAAAGGATTTCTAGGCATTGTCGACTCGAAAGCGCTGTGGGCGACGCATGTCTTGTACCTGAATGATCACAGCGAGTATCAGCTGGCTTTCCGATCGGCGAGGTCGCTCCTGGACCAAATGTCAATCCTGCGCGAGTTGTCTGCGCAGGCACCGCGTCTGCGTAAGGCTTTTCTGGATGTAAAACCCATCATTCGGGGAAGGGCACCTGCGATATTCGTAACTTCGTTCAGCGAGGAATGGGACGATCTAAGCCAGTGGCGCGGCTATACACCGCCGGGAGATGGGTACGCGCTGGTCTTCGACCCGGAACCGTTGAAGATCCGTGCGTTGCGGGAAGGGTGGCGATTGGAAAAGTGTCTCTACGGACGTGACGGTCAGCGGGCACTGATTAAGATCTTGCAAACCTTCTTCGAATACTACTTGTCAACGGGCCACGACTCTGAGGAGCGCGCGCAACGAGAGATAGATGATTTAGCAAGAGACTTATTCGCCATCGCGCCAGTTGTCAAAGATGAGTCGTTTCGATCAGAAGCCGAGTGGCGTTTAATCAGCCCGCCCATTAACGATATGGCCGAAGATACCATCAAGTTCCGAGGTGGAAGCAGCTTTCTTGTGCCCTATGTCGACTTTGCTTATCAGATTCCAGATCACCGATCGATCATGCACGTGAACGTTGGGCCCGGGCCCAATGCAGACTTAGCGCTACAAGCCGTGTCTACATTGATTGTCCAGAAAGGCCTCCGGTGTGGTTGCGGCCCTGCGCGATCCCCCTACCGACCGTGGTAG